CGACGAGTGGCTACATGCTGCGCGTTTACGCACGGCGAAATACATTACCGCGCACGAGCAGGGACGCCTGCGTCCACTCGTGCGATGGCACCTGGTAGAGGGCAATGGCTCCCTGCCGATGGACGCGCTCCCCGTAGGCCGCGAAGCGAGTGGAGCCGTGCTCTACTCCGCGCGTGCCTGgcttggtggtggtgtAGAGATTGGAAAGTGAGTGTGTCACGCGGGTAGTGGCTGACGACAGATGTGGTATGCATATCCGCGGGGGGAGTGCATTCACCtatggcggcgaggagctcgacgtgccATTCTTTGAGGTGCTATGTGGCCCGcccgacgtcgtcgagtgGGTCTCCTTTGAGCGGGGCGCGACTGCCAACCTACCGGGCTGGCAGCCGGTTGAGGGCGCCCGCGACCGGATGACCCTGCGTGCTGTTCTCATTGCGCGCGCCACACACGAAGGGTACGTTCCCAGGAGTGTAGATTGTGGATCGGTGCTGACGCCCAGAGGCTTACAGCCATGTAGTGAGTGTTGGTGTTGTGGGGAGTGGTGCCCAGGGTTTGGTTTTTTTTGGGTTCGACCCTGCCGCAACAAAGGCTTGACTAACACCAGAGTGtctcgtcgatgacgaccACGCCTGCATCCCCTCTGGCGGACAAGAGTCTTGGGTCACTCCCTTTGAGGTTCTCACGTACGCCGCCATGTTTAGGCGCTAGATCCGCAGCACGTGTACCCGCGATTAGCCGCGGTGACCCGCCGACATCCTGCTGCAACGCCGCAGGGCGGGCCTGGTCCAGCGCGGGCTTGCGTACGCGCGAGTTGGGATCTGCATCCCACGTAACGACTTACGCCATCATCTGGGTTCACAGGCTCTGCTCTTCCACTCGCTCATCCCCTTCGGGTGCCCTCCGCCTTCCATGCCCCTTCCAAAATGCGCAGAATATTTTGTCGCGTGGTGTTTAGCAAATGCCTATCATTCATTTCCCGCCCACCGGCACGCTCCCCCCTCTACCCACATCATTGACGAATTCGCGGGGTCACTCTTAGCATGCCCCTTGCCAGATGTATCATAGTCTTTAAAAAGTTCTCTAGGAGGTGTATTCTCTAGTTGCTGTCTGGGCTTTGCTGCAAGGTGGGCAGTGATGTAACGAGCGCAAGCTGTAGGTTCAGGCCGGACGCTACTCTGTGTTCGGAGGCAGAGCATCTTCGCGCCCTTAACTGCACCGCGATTCGGGTCGCCTCGAATCCTCTGGTTCTATTTGGGTTCTCGGCAGATGTCCCTAGAATCATGCTTCATATGACCTGTTGGCTTGGCGCTCACAGAGCAGCACTGGGGTTGATTATGTTATCCCTCTGCAGTTCCTAGACATGAGGCTTACGTGAACTCAGCTCGTCGATCACCTGGGATGGAACAAGGGAACGCGGGGAAATGAGGAGTGAGGCACAGAGGCAGAGAAGCAGAGAGACAGAGAGGAAGCGAGGCCAGTGGCAATGCAGAGCGCTAGGGCTTGCCGATGGTGCCGAAATGTGAAACTGTGGCGCGGTTAACGTCACTAAGCATACCCTGGGGCCTGTCCACAATGCACCTGAATGCTGACGTTGACAAATTCCCACCATTTCCCTTCTTGGCTTTTGACTTCGTAGATCTGAGCGGGAGTGATGTTTGGGGCAGTGGAGAATTTGGCCTTTTGGATGCCCGTTGCTGAGCGACGCTACATTCGCTTAGCGAGCCCCACCCGCCCTGAGGTCGGGCGGTGCCCGACCCGTGTTAGTCAGGACCTGGATGAATTTTGTCTGCTTCCAGTTGCAAAGTACAAAGGCGATACATCTTTAAGCAGAGTCCGCACGGTGATTGCGCGCTGTTGGAGTGCACTGGGCACGTCACCATGTAGATTGTGTTGTGGAATTGGGAACGGAGACGGTGTGCGTCTGGGGAATGTCTGTGGGGGCTTTGTGGCCGGGACTAGAGGCGGTGAAAGAAGCTCTGGGATCtgtggtgagggtgagccTCTGTTTGCATCACAGAGCGGGGTTGTTGGTGGGCTTTCTCTACCCGCGTCTCCGAGGAGCAGCAATGAGCGCGAGTCACTGTCGTCTGAATACCATCTCCTGATGAAGTTTCCACACGTCAACAGACGATCTGCTACATacccatctcctcgccttGGCCAGCTCGAACCCCTGTTGCCTGCTATCTACATTACTACATTTCCTCATCTGCCTACCAAAATGAATATGCCCAAGAGCAAGGAGGCAGCTCACGTACGCATGGCACGCGCAGCGAGGTTTGTAAAACGTTCTAACCAGTATGTGAGGCTGACACCATACGGGGTTCGTCCTGGCCAATCCGCCCAGAATCAGCCGGGCGTTCTTGAATAATTTCTTGGTCGCGGCCCAGCGCATTCTCTGAGCCTGTTCAAACTGACAAGAAACTCAATGGCGCAGAACGTGCTGAGCCTAAGAACGTAAAGCCTGTTGGACCAGGGGCAGAGAGGCCGGCTGTTCAGCAGCCTGTCCAACTTCTCTAACCCCATCACCTTTCTCTCAACGCACCCAGAAAATTGATGACTCCACAGCCCTACAAGTCTGAACAATTCCAAGAGAGGGCTATGTGTGAATACTACAGGGCAGAACGCGACTCGGGGAACGCGACTCGGGGAAAAAACATAAGAGTGAGCCGGTTGCGAGCTTGACACGCA
Above is a genomic segment from Cutaneotrichosporon cavernicola HIS019 DNA, chromosome: 1 containing:
- a CDS encoding uncharacterized protein (Protein of unknown function (DUF3421)) yields the protein MSFIVAVASSGMLAASGGATLRTPAATWRESNLVSTFNGYNSPPSYHHGTPPHLPARPQTAPASTERIRSRALLEDTDASRKAAYLQEELSGARVWRVGGVGVFAYAEDVRAERVRQAAWREWSATNGSDEWLHAARLRTAKYITAHEQGRLRPLVRWHLVEGNGSLPMDALPVGREASGAVLYSARAWLGGGVEIGKCGMHIRGGSAFTYGGEELDVPFFEVLCGPPDVVEWVSFERGATANLPGWQPVEGARDRMTLRAVLIARATHEGGLQPCKCLVDDDHACIPSGGQESWVTPFEVLTYAAMFRR